In the genome of Ptychodera flava strain L36383 chromosome 13, AS_Pfla_20210202, whole genome shotgun sequence, one region contains:
- the LOC139147662 gene encoding histone H3 — MARTKQTARKSTGGKAPRKQLATKAARKSAPATGGVKKPHRYRPGTVALREIRRYQKSTELLIRKLPFQRLVREIAQDFKTDLRFQSSAVMALQEASEAYLVGLFEDTNLCAIHAKRVTIMPKDIQLARRIRGERA, encoded by the coding sequence ATGGCACGTACCAAGCAGACCGCTCGCAAGTCTACCGGTGGTAAGGCTCCACGTAAACAGTTGGCCACCAAGGCAGCCCGTAAGAGTGCACCAGCCACCGGTGGTGTGAAGAAACCTCATCGTTACAGGCCCGGAACCGTCGCTCTTCGTGAAATCCGTCGTTACCAGAAGAGCACTGAGCTTCTGATCCGTAAACTTCCATTCCAACGTTTGGTCCGTGAAATCGCCCAGGATTTCAAGACAGATCTTCGATTCCAGAGCTCCGCTGTCATGGCTCTCCAAGAAGCCAGCGAAGCCTACTTGGTGGGTCTCTTCGAAGATACCAACCTGTGCGCCATCCACGCCAAGCGTGTCACCATCATGCCGAAGGACATCCAACTGGCCCGCCGTATCCGTGGCGAGCGTGCTTAG
- the LOC139147675 gene encoding uncharacterized protein, protein MGDNSLRAAIVAQETRLEELYNAGDAKGVSELFTEDCQFMNPGTKLVIGRQNVVDAMNAGKAAGWATVKFTTDEVGVIVDGDTAFESGQYVCFKEDGSPGERGKYLVVWKKVDGVYLTFLKCLNSN, encoded by the exons ATGGGCGACAACAGTTTGAGAGCTGCCATTGTGGCACAAGAAACCAGACTTGAAGAGCTCTACAACGCTGGCGACGCAAAGGGAGTTTCGGAGTTGTTCACGGAGGACTGCCAGTTCATGAATCCGGGAACAAAGTTGGTCATAGGCCGTCAAA ATGTCGTAGACGCGATGAATGCGGGGAAGGCAGCAGGATGGGCGACGGTCAAATTCACGACTGATGAGGTTGGCGTCATCGTCGATGGAGATACAGCCTTTGAGAGTGGACAGTACGTGTGTTTCAAAGAAGATGGCTCACCGGGGGAACGAGGGAAATATCTCGTTGTCTGGAAGAAAGTCGACGGTGTTTACTTgacttttttgaaatgtttgaacAGCAACTGA
- the LOC139147672 gene encoding histone H3 produces MARTKQTARKSTGGKAPRKQLATKAARKSAPATGGVKKPHRYRPGTVALREIRRYQKSTELLIRKLPFQRLVREIAQDFKTDLRFQSSAVMALQEASEAYLVGLFEDTNLCAIHAKRVTIMPKDIQLARRIRGERA; encoded by the coding sequence ATGGCACGTACCAAGCAGACCGCTCGCAAGTCTACCGGTGGTAAGGCACCACGTAAACAGTTGGCCACCAAGGCAGCCCGTAAGAGTGCACCAGCCACCGGTGGTGTGAAGAAACCTCATCGTTACAGGCCCGGAACCGTCGCTCTTCGTGAAATCCGTCGTTACCAGAAGAGCACTGAGCTTCTGATCCGTAAACTTCCATTCCAGCGTCTGGTCCGTGAAATCGCCCAGGATTTCAAGACCGATCTTCGATTCCAGAGCTCCGCTGTCATGGCCCTGCAAGAAGCCAGCGAAGCCTACTTGGTGGGTCTCTTCGAAGATACCAACCTGTGCGCCATCCACGCCAAGCGTGTCACCATCATGCCGAAGGACATCCAACTGGCCCGCCGTATCCGTGGCGAGCGTGCTTAA
- the LOC139147673 gene encoding uncharacterized protein isoform X1, which translates to MGDNSLRAAIVAQEARLEELYNAGDAKGVSELYTEDCQFMSPGTKLVVGRQSVVDAVNATRAAGWATLKLTTDEVGDIVDGRDTAFESGQYVRFKADGSPGEGGKYLVVWKKVDGVYLIYLKCFNSN; encoded by the exons ATGGGCGACAACAGTTTGAGAGCTGCCATCGTGGCACAAGAAGCCAGACTTGAAGAGCTCTACAACGCTGGCGACGCAAAAGGAGTTTCGGAGTTGTACACGGAGGACTGCCAGTTTATGAGTCCGGGAACAAAGTTGGTCGTAGGCCGTCAAA GTGTCGTAGACGCGGTGAATGCGACGAGGGCAGCAGGATGGGCCACGCTCAAACTCACGACTGATGAGGTTGGCGACATCGTCGATGGCCGCGATACAGCCTTTGAGAGTGGACAGTACGTGCGTTTCAAAGCAGATGGTTCACCGGGGGAAGGAGGGAAATATCTCGTCGTGTGGAAGAAAGTCGATGGTGTTTACTTgatttatttgaaatgtttcaacagCAACTGA
- the LOC139147673 gene encoding uncharacterized protein isoform X2 encodes MGDNSLRAAIVAQEAKHEELYDAGDAKGVSELYTEDCQFMRPGTKLVIGRQSVVDAVNATRAAGWATLKLTTDEVGDIVDGRDTAFESGQYVRFKADGSPGEGGKYLVVWKKVDGVYLIYLKCFNSN; translated from the exons ATGGGCGACAACAGTTTGAGAGCTGCCATAGTGGCACAAGAAGCCAAACATGAAGAGCTCTACGACGCTGGCGACGCAAAAGGAGTTTCGGAGTTGTACACGGAGGACTGCCAGTTCATGAGACCGGGAACAAAGTTGGTCATAGGCCGTCAAA GTGTCGTAGACGCGGTGAATGCGACGAGGGCAGCAGGATGGGCCACGCTCAAACTCACGACTGATGAGGTTGGCGACATCGTCGATGGCCGCGATACAGCCTTTGAGAGTGGACAGTACGTGCGTTTCAAAGCAGATGGTTCACCGGGGGAAGGAGGGAAATATCTCGTCGTGTGGAAGAAAGTCGATGGTGTTTACTTgatttatttgaaatgtttcaacagCAACTGA
- the LOC139147673 gene encoding uncharacterized protein isoform X3: MGDNSLRAAIVAQEAKHEELYDAGDAKGVSELYTEDCQFMRPGTKLVIGRQNVVDAVNAGKAAGWATLKLTTVEVGGIADGDTAFERGQFARFKEDGSPGGEGKYLIVWKKVDGVYLIYLKCFNSN, from the exons ATGGGCGACAACAGTTTGAGAGCTGCCATAGTGGCACAAGAAGCCAAACATGAAGAGCTCTACGACGCTGGCGACGCAAAAGGAGTTTCGGAGTTGTACACGGAGGACTGCCAGTTCATGAGACCGGGAACAAAGTTGGTCATAGGCCGTCAAA ATGTTGTAGACGCGGTGAATGCGGGGAAGGCAGCGGGATGGGCCACCCTCAAACTCACGACTGTTGAAGTTGGCGGCATCGCCGATGGAGATACAGCCTTTGAGAGAGGGCAGTTCGCGCGTTTCAAAGAAGATGGTTCACCCGGGGGAGAAGGGAAATATCTCATAGTGTGGAAGAAAGTCGATGGTGTTTACTTgatttatttgaaatgtttcaacagCAACTGA
- the LOC139147664 gene encoding histone H3 codes for MARTKQTARKSTGGKAPRKQLATKAARKSAPATGGVKKPHRYRPGTVALREIRRYQKSTELLIRKLPFQRLVREIAQDFKTDLRFQSSAVMALQEASEAYLVGLFEDTNLCAIHAKRVTIMPKDIQLARRIRGERA; via the coding sequence ATGGCACGTACCAAGCAAACAGCACGTAAGTCTACCGGTGGTAAGGCACCACGTAAGCAGTTGGCCACCAAGGCAGCCCGTAAGAGTGCACCAGCCACCGGTGGTGTGAAGAAACCTCATCGTTACAGGCCCGGAACCGTCGCTCTTCGTGAAATCCGTCGTTACCAGAAGAGCACCGAGCTTCTGATCCGTAAACTTCCATTCCAACGTCTGGTCCGTGAAATCGCCCAGGACTTCAAAACCGACCTACGTTTCCAGAGCTCCGCCGTCATGGCTCTGCAAGAAGCCAGCGAAGCCTATCTGGTGGGTCTCTTCGAAGATACCAACCTGTGCGCCATCCACGCCAAGCGTGTCACCATCATGCCTAAAGACATCCAACTAGCCCGCCGTATCCGTGGCGAGCGTGCCTAA
- the LOC139147666 gene encoding uncharacterized protein — protein MVDDSLRADIEAKEAKYAELFNANNLKGVSALYAEDCKFMNPGRAARLGRQGVVDALMEMKSAGLATLKLTPEEVGGIVDGDTAFERGQYAFFKEDGTDAGAGKYLVVWKNVGGVYQMYLKCFNSN, from the exons ATGGTCGACGATAGTCTGAGGGCTGACATCGAAGCTAAAGAAGCCAAGTATGCCGAGCTTTTCAACGCTAACAACTTAAAGGGGGTTTCAGCGTTGTACGCAGAGGACTGCAAGTTCATGAACCCAGGAAGGGCGGCAAGGCTCGGTCGTCAAG GCGTTGTGGATGCGTTGATGGAGATGAAGTCGGCGGGCCTTGCGACGCTCAAACTCACCCCTGAAGAAGTTGGCGGCATCGTCGATGGAGACACAGCCTTCGAAAGGGGACAGTACGCATTTTTCAAAGAAGATGGGACGGATGCTGGGGCAGGAAAATATCTCGTTGTGTGGAAGAACGTCGGCGGTGTTTATCAGatgtatttgaaatgttttaacaGTAActaa
- the LOC139148697 gene encoding uncharacterized protein, translated as MGDNSLRAAIVAQEAKHEELYNAGDAKGVSELYTEDCQFMRPGRKLVVGRQSVVEAVDELKAAGWATLKLTTDEVGGVVDGDTAFESGQYALFKADGSTDDVGKYLVVWKKVDGVYLIYLKCFNSN; from the exons ATGGGCGACAACAGTTTGAGAGCTGCCATCGTGGCACAAGAAGCCAAACATGAAGAGCTCTACAACGCTGGCGACGCAAAGGGAGTTTCGGAGTTGTACACGGAGGATTGCCAGTTTATGAGACCGGGAAGAAAGTTGGTCGTAGGCCGTCAAA GTGTAGTAGAGGCGGTGGATGAGCTGAAGGCAGCAGGATGGGCCACGCTCAAACTCACGACTGATGAGGTTGGCGGTGTCGTCGATGGAGATACAGCCTTTGAGAGTGGACAGTACGCACTTTTCAAAGCAGATGGTTCAACGGATGACGTGGGGAAATATCTCGTTGTGTGGAAGAAAGTCGATGGTGTTTACTTgatttatttgaaatgtttcaacagCAACTGA
- the LOC139147663 gene encoding histone H3, protein MARTKQTARKSTGGKAPRKQLATKAARKSAPATGGVKKPHRYRPGTVALREIRRYQKSTELLIRKLPFQRLVREIAQDFKTDLRFQSSAVMALQEASEAYLVGLFEDTNLCAIHAKRVTIMPKDIQLARRIRGERA, encoded by the coding sequence ATGGCACGTACCAAGCAGACCGCTCGCAAGTCTACCGGTGGTAAGGCACCACGTAAGCAGTTGGCCACCAAGGCAGCCCGTAAGAGTGCACCAGCCACGGGGGGTGTGAAGAAACCTCATCGTTACAGGCCCGGAACTGTCGCTCTTCGTGAAATCCGTCGTTACCAGAAGAGTACTGAGCTTCTGATCCGTAAACTTCCATTCCAACGTTTGGTCCGTGAAATCGCCCAGGATTTCAAGACCGATCTTCGCTTCCAGAGTTCTGCTGTTATGGCTCTCCAAGAAGCCAGCGAAGCCTACTTGGTGGGTCTCTTCGAAGATACCAACCTGTGCGCCATCCACGCCAAGCGTGTTACCATCATGCCGAAAGACATCCAGCTTGCCCGCCGTATCCGTGGCGAGCGTGCCTAA